Proteins encoded together in one Shewanella acanthi window:
- a CDS encoding hydrolase, which produces MLKPEECVLVIVDVQGKLAQIMDNTEGLHRQLQTLIQGAQLFEIPILWLEQLPEKLGATSPVLQNLLLQSTQPIAKHHFSGWPCLEFATALKTSTRPQVLLAGIETHVCVYQTCRDLLDQGYGVHVIADGVSSRSNDNKQLGLQMMLSHGAKLNNVESLLFELQHEAQGERFKALLKLIK; this is translated from the coding sequence TAGTGGATGTGCAGGGCAAGCTCGCCCAAATTATGGATAATACTGAGGGACTGCACAGGCAGCTGCAGACGTTGATCCAAGGGGCGCAGCTATTTGAAATTCCCATTCTGTGGTTAGAGCAACTCCCCGAAAAACTCGGCGCAACTAGCCCTGTGCTCCAAAACCTTTTGCTGCAAAGCACTCAGCCTATCGCCAAGCATCATTTTAGTGGTTGGCCCTGCTTAGAATTTGCAACAGCGTTAAAGACATCGACTCGCCCACAAGTCTTACTTGCAGGTATTGAAACCCATGTGTGCGTTTATCAAACCTGCCGAGATTTACTCGACCAAGGCTATGGCGTGCACGTCATAGCCGATGGGGTATCGTCCCGCAGCAACGACAACAAACAGCTAGGACTACAGATGATGCTCTCACATGGCGCGAAACTGAATAATGTGGAGTCGCTGCTCTTTGAACTGCAGCATGAAGCGCAGGGTGAACGCTTTAAGGCATTGCTAAAGTTGATAAAATAA
- a CDS encoding Crp/Fnr family transcriptional regulator has protein sequence MENLQALLQKCPVLSGLPAEGIIEAASFARVRHFDAKEIIYSKGDAHSALLVIAKGAVRINSVSSLGKEVSLMILESYSWFGDNVFSPGTPRVFGATAHTDATLIELPGDKFRQLLGKYPESYPLVLDLLSRRLWAAMSVMEDDALRGIDARIARRLLLLAEHQHNAVDCAEQCVVRVTREQLANMMGLTRQSVHKVLKKLEKLGVISLQYGYIRILSSSGIKAQLKKLEQEC, from the coding sequence ATGGAAAATCTGCAGGCACTGCTCCAAAAATGTCCTGTGCTGTCGGGATTGCCAGCCGAAGGCATAATTGAAGCGGCCAGTTTTGCCCGTGTACGCCATTTCGATGCTAAGGAAATTATCTACAGTAAGGGCGATGCCCACTCGGCCTTATTGGTGATTGCCAAGGGGGCGGTGCGGATTAACTCAGTTAGCTCACTCGGGAAAGAAGTCTCATTGATGATTTTGGAGTCCTATAGCTGGTTTGGTGACAATGTTTTTTCACCCGGTACGCCGCGAGTGTTTGGGGCTACAGCCCACACTGATGCCACTTTAATAGAGCTTCCCGGTGATAAATTTCGCCAATTGCTCGGTAAATACCCTGAGAGTTATCCCTTGGTGCTGGACTTACTGAGCCGCAGATTGTGGGCGGCTATGTCTGTTATGGAGGATGATGCGTTAAGGGGCATTGATGCCCGTATTGCGCGCAGATTGTTACTGCTGGCAGAGCACCAACATAATGCAGTCGATTGTGCAGAGCAATGTGTTGTGAGGGTCACCCGCGAGCAGCTCGCCAATATGATGGGACTGACACGGCAAAGCGTACATAAAGTATTAAAAAAATTAGAAAAACTTGGTGTAATTAGTCTGCAGTATGGTTATATCCGGATTTTGTCGAGTTCAGGGATAAAAGCGCAACTTAAAAAGCTGGAGCAGGAGTGCTAA
- a CDS encoding HD domain-containing protein, with protein sequence MQTENQTCANFTHMEHGTAQDWQIIAKNFIEYAAELPDRIISHLLMLDGDFGGFQVDRLTHCLQTATLAHRDGKDDEYVVCALLHDIGDTLGSFNHADIAAAILEPFVSEANHWMIKHHAIFQGYYFFHYLNMDRDQYKAYSEHPHYERTLEFVRQYDAPAFDSKLDTLPLEFFEPMIRKVFKKPVRSLYKKAEEEFTA encoded by the coding sequence ATGCAAACAGAAAACCAAACCTGCGCAAACTTTACCCATATGGAACATGGCACGGCTCAGGATTGGCAAATTATTGCCAAAAACTTCATTGAATATGCCGCAGAGTTACCCGATAGAATTATCAGTCACTTATTGATGCTTGATGGTGATTTTGGTGGTTTTCAGGTGGACAGATTGACCCATTGTTTACAAACGGCAACCCTAGCCCACCGTGATGGTAAAGATGATGAATATGTGGTCTGCGCCCTGCTGCACGATATTGGCGACACTCTAGGCTCGTTTAATCATGCCGATATTGCAGCGGCGATTCTTGAGCCCTTTGTCAGTGAGGCAAATCATTGGATGATCAAGCACCACGCTATCTTCCAAGGCTATTATTTTTTCCACTATCTCAATATGGACAGAGATCAATACAAAGCTTACAGCGAGCACCCTCACTATGAGCGCACGCTAGAGTTTGTGCGTCAGTACGATGCACCAGCATTCGACTCCAAGCTGGATACCTTACCACTAGAATTCTTTGAGCCGATGATCCGCAAGGTCTTTAAAAAGCCTGTTCGCTCACTCTACAAAAAAGCGGAAGAAGAGTTCACGGCTTAA
- a CDS encoding LysE family translocator has product MDLSLLATLAMIHSVALVSPGPDFAIMLKIATSQARRTAIATALGISVAILVHTILSLTGVSLVIKSSHNLYLLVQLIGASYLAWMGYGALRAVIGQFFKAKTEVELVGSPIKESRDTQGNEETAAHPSVTAKHLKSVRQGFMTGLYTNLLNPKALVFFLTLFSALITPSVTVATKVTASVLLFSLSFIWFGTLALVLSKPQVQQKLTRITPIIDAIIGVIFISVAIAIVVSLFSV; this is encoded by the coding sequence ATGGATTTATCCCTGTTAGCGACCTTAGCCATGATTCACAGCGTTGCGTTGGTAAGCCCTGGGCCCGATTTTGCCATTATGCTGAAAATCGCCACCTCCCAGGCACGCAGGACAGCCATTGCTACCGCACTTGGCATTTCCGTCGCCATATTAGTGCATACGATTTTGAGTCTCACAGGGGTGAGCCTAGTGATTAAAAGCTCCCATAACCTGTATCTTCTAGTGCAGTTAATTGGGGCGAGTTACTTGGCGTGGATGGGTTATGGTGCGCTGCGCGCCGTTATCGGGCAATTTTTTAAAGCCAAGACAGAAGTCGAGCTGGTGGGGAGCCCCATAAAAGAATCGCGAGATACACAAGGGAATGAGGAAACCGCTGCTCATCCATCTGTGACTGCTAAACATCTTAAATCAGTGCGTCAGGGTTTTATGACGGGGCTTTATACCAATCTGTTAAACCCTAAGGCGCTGGTGTTTTTCTTAACCTTATTTTCTGCGCTAATCACTCCAAGTGTGACAGTTGCAACTAAGGTCACTGCGTCAGTGCTTCTGTTTAGCCTGTCTTTTATCTGGTTTGGCACCTTGGCGCTGGTACTTTCAAAACCCCAAGTGCAACAAAAATTAACCCGTATTACGCCGATTATCGATGCCATTATTGGGGTGATTTTTATCTCGGTTGCTATCGCGATTGTGGTCAGTCTGTTTAGCGTGTGA
- a CDS encoding alkaline phosphatase, translated as MNKKLLVLAMSALLGLAACGDDGDNGVAGSPGSNGANGADGANGSDGKDWSAVNQWYVDAQARVTKAEGLTVNNDVGAAKNIILFVGDGMGVSTITAARILDGQLKGNTGEENSLSFETLPYVGLSKTYNVDGQTPDSAGTMSAMVTGVKTDVGVISQAEGVVRANCASTKDQNLVTSLELAAMAGMSTGVVTTARLTHATPAATYAHVPERDWEADSNLPAEAVTNGCTDIAAQMLNFNYGDGLNVMMGGGRRSFIPKTTVDPEGKAGKRNDGRDLTAEWLAKYTNAAYVQDRDGFLNVDVSSTDHLLGLFNSSHMEYDYDRTESGVTGEPSLAEMTAKSIDILKKNTKGYVLIVEAGRIDHAHHAGNAARALYDTVALSEAVRVAMEKTSANDTLLMVTADHSHVFTIAGYPTRGNPILGLVKTNDANGIAEVTNSTDANGLPYTTVGYANGMGYASLATGGDERYSFPIDGGRKDLNFVNTEDAGFHQEALVPLSDETHAGEDVAIFARGPSAALVQGTVEQNHIFHVMNRAGNLVAKAEAALAAK; from the coding sequence ATGAATAAGAAATTACTGGTACTCGCAATGTCAGCCCTGCTGGGATTAGCCGCCTGCGGTGATGATGGCGATAACGGCGTGGCGGGTTCGCCCGGTTCAAATGGAGCTAACGGAGCCGATGGCGCAAACGGTAGCGATGGTAAAGACTGGAGCGCAGTCAACCAATGGTATGTGGATGCGCAGGCCCGCGTGACTAAGGCCGAAGGCTTAACGGTCAATAACGATGTCGGCGCGGCGAAAAATATTATCCTCTTCGTGGGTGACGGCATGGGCGTATCGACTATTACGGCAGCCCGTATTTTAGACGGCCAATTAAAGGGGAATACGGGGGAGGAAAACTCACTATCCTTCGAGACCTTACCCTATGTGGGCTTATCTAAGACCTATAACGTCGATGGTCAAACACCTGATTCTGCGGGCACTATGTCGGCGATGGTGACGGGTGTGAAGACCGATGTCGGCGTGATTTCACAGGCTGAAGGCGTAGTGCGTGCTAACTGCGCATCGACTAAAGATCAAAATCTGGTGACATCATTGGAATTAGCCGCAATGGCGGGGATGTCGACAGGTGTTGTGACAACTGCGCGTTTAACTCACGCGACACCCGCGGCAACCTATGCCCATGTGCCAGAACGTGACTGGGAGGCTGATTCAAACCTGCCAGCAGAAGCCGTCACGAACGGCTGTACCGACATCGCCGCCCAAATGCTCAACTTTAATTACGGCGATGGCTTAAACGTGATGATGGGCGGTGGTCGTCGCAGTTTTATCCCTAAAACCACTGTCGATCCGGAGGGGAAAGCGGGTAAGCGTAACGATGGCCGTGACCTCACCGCAGAATGGTTAGCCAAATACACAAATGCTGCCTACGTGCAGGACAGAGATGGTTTTCTCAATGTGGATGTATCGAGCACAGATCATTTATTGGGTCTGTTCAATTCCTCCCATATGGAATACGACTACGACCGTACCGAGTCGGGAGTGACAGGTGAGCCGTCACTGGCGGAAATGACCGCTAAGTCGATTGATATTTTGAAGAAAAATACCAAGGGCTATGTGTTGATCGTCGAAGCTGGCCGCATTGATCACGCCCACCATGCGGGTAACGCTGCCCGTGCGCTGTACGATACTGTGGCCTTATCAGAGGCGGTGCGTGTCGCGATGGAAAAGACCTCGGCCAACGACACCCTGTTAATGGTCACGGCGGATCATAGTCATGTGTTTACCATTGCTGGTTATCCAACCCGTGGTAACCCCATCCTAGGGCTAGTGAAAACCAACGATGCTAATGGTATCGCTGAAGTGACGAACTCGACCGATGCTAATGGCCTGCCTTACACCACAGTGGGTTACGCTAACGGAATGGGCTATGCGTCGTTGGCGACTGGCGGTGATGAGCGTTATAGCTTCCCCATCGATGGTGGTCGTAAGGATTTAAACTTTGTGAATACCGAGGATGCGGGCTTTCATCAGGAGGCGTTAGTCCCGCTGAGCGATGAAACCCACGCAGGTGAGGATGTGGCGATTTTTGCCCGTGGCCCAAGCGCGGCACTAGTCCAAGGTACGGTTGAGCAAAACCATATTTTCCACGTGATGAACCGCGCAGGTAACTTAGTTGCGAAAGCGGAAGCTGCGTTGGCGGCTAAATAA